In a single window of the Massilia oculi genome:
- the ilvN gene encoding acetolactate synthase small subunit: MRHIISVLLENEAGALSRVVGLFSARGYNIETLTVAPTEDATLSRMTIVTSGSDDIIEQITKHLNRLIEVVKVVDLTEGQHIERELMLIKVRAVGKEREEVKRTADIFRGRIIDVTEKTYTIELTGAKSKLDAFIDSIDRASILETVRTGGSGIGRGERILKV, from the coding sequence ATGCGACACATTATCTCTGTCCTCCTGGAGAACGAAGCCGGTGCGCTGTCGCGCGTGGTCGGCCTGTTCTCGGCGCGTGGCTACAACATCGAAACGCTGACCGTGGCCCCGACCGAGGATGCGACCCTGTCGCGCATGACGATCGTCACCTCCGGTTCGGACGACATCATCGAGCAGATCACCAAGCACCTGAACCGCCTGATCGAGGTGGTCAAGGTGGTCGACCTGACCGAAGGCCAGCACATCGAGCGCGAGCTCATGCTGATCAAGGTGCGCGCGGTGGGCAAGGAGCGCGAAGAAGTGAAGCGCACCGCCGACATCTTCCGCGGCCGCATCATCGATGTCACCGAAAAGACCTACACGATCGAGCTCACCGGCGCCAAGTCGAAGCTGGACGCCTTCATCGACTCGATCGACCGGGCTTCCATTCTCGAGACGGTCCGTACCGGCGGCTCGGGCATCGGGCGCGGCGAACGCATCCTCAAAGTCTGA
- a CDS encoding RDD family protein — protein MQATEPLASPDAASPTHAPSLPTPTIKRRVTVMVYEFFLLFAVEMLAVLVYLLLTGNRQEPLFQHGLKLWLFVVTGLYFTWCWRDSGHTLAMKTWRIKVVQAGHARLPWRTAIVRYLLAWCWFAPALIVCAAAGLHAKGEIAIALAVGIVLWALTAFLDKDRQFAHDRLAGTRLVQLTRIKR, from the coding sequence ATGCAGGCAACTGAGCCGTTGGCCAGTCCGGACGCCGCCAGTCCGACGCACGCACCGTCACTTCCGACGCCGACCATCAAGCGCCGTGTCACGGTGATGGTCTATGAATTCTTCCTGCTGTTCGCCGTCGAGATGCTGGCGGTGCTGGTCTACCTCCTCCTCACCGGCAACCGCCAGGAGCCGCTGTTCCAGCATGGTCTCAAGCTCTGGCTGTTCGTGGTGACGGGCCTGTACTTCACCTGGTGCTGGCGCGACAGCGGCCACACGCTGGCCATGAAGACCTGGCGCATCAAGGTGGTCCAGGCCGGGCACGCGCGCCTGCCATGGCGCACTGCCATCGTGCGCTACCTGCTGGCCTGGTGCTGGTTCGCGCCGGCGCTGATCGTGTGCGCCGCGGCCGGCCTGCATGCCAAGGGCGAGATCGCCATCGCGCTGGCGGTCGGCATCGTCCTCTGGGCGCTCACCGCCTTCCTCGACAAGGACCGCCAGTTCGCGCACGACCGCCTGGCCGGCACCCGCCTGGTCCAGCTGACCAGGATCAAGCGCTAG
- a CDS encoding ABC transporter substrate-binding protein, with protein MKLHHKFLAVGAALALALPSSAQAEGQIRIAEQFGVVYLLLNVAQDQKLIEKHGKRQGVDVDVGWVKLSGGAVINDALLSGSIDIAGAGVGPLMTIWDRTRGRQNVRGVASLGSFPYYLVSTNPAVKTIADFGPKDRIALPAVTVSVQARILQMAAAKQWGNAQFKKLDPITQTVPHPDAAAALIAGKTELNAHFGGPPFQEQELAGNPNAKIVLDSYQVLGGPASSTVLYATEKFVKENPKTYRAFLDALAEAAQYIATNPEGAADAYLRVNKGNIDRALLLKVIKDPKTQFRVAPQNTLGLAQFLHQVGAIRNKPATWKDYFFEHPVIANGS; from the coding sequence ATGAAACTCCACCATAAATTCCTTGCCGTCGGTGCGGCGTTGGCCCTGGCCTTGCCATCGTCGGCCCAGGCCGAAGGCCAGATCCGCATCGCCGAGCAGTTCGGCGTGGTCTACCTGCTGCTGAACGTGGCGCAAGACCAGAAGCTCATCGAAAAGCACGGCAAGAGGCAGGGCGTCGACGTCGACGTGGGCTGGGTCAAGTTGTCCGGCGGCGCCGTGATCAACGATGCGCTGCTGTCGGGCTCGATCGATATCGCCGGCGCCGGCGTCGGCCCTCTGATGACGATCTGGGACCGCACCAGGGGCCGCCAGAACGTGCGCGGCGTGGCCTCGCTGGGCAGCTTCCCCTATTACCTGGTCAGTACTAACCCGGCGGTCAAGACCATTGCCGATTTCGGCCCGAAAGATCGCATCGCCTTGCCGGCGGTGACGGTGTCGGTGCAGGCCCGCATCCTGCAGATGGCCGCCGCCAAACAGTGGGGCAATGCCCAGTTCAAGAAACTCGACCCGATCACCCAGACCGTGCCGCACCCGGACGCGGCCGCGGCCCTGATCGCCGGCAAGACTGAACTGAACGCCCACTTCGGCGGGCCGCCATTCCAGGAGCAGGAGCTTGCCGGTAATCCGAACGCGAAGATCGTGCTCGATTCCTACCAGGTGCTGGGCGGGCCGGCGTCAAGCACGGTGCTGTATGCCACCGAAAAATTTGTGAAAGAAAATCCCAAAACCTACCGCGCCTTCCTCGATGCGCTTGCCGAGGCGGCCCAGTACATCGCGACCAATCCGGAAGGGGCTGCAGATGCCTACCTGCGGGTCAACAAGGGCAATATCGACCGCGCGCTGCTGCTGAAGGTGATCAAGGATCCGAAGACGCAGTTCCGCGTCGCGCCGCAGAATACGCTTGGCCTGGCGCAATTCCTGCACCAGGTCGGCGCCATCAGGAACAAGCCGGCCACGTGGAAGGATTACTTCTTCGAGCATCCGGTCATTGCCAACGGGAGCTGA
- a CDS encoding RNA polymerase sigma factor, translated as MATDKELNDFLENVERRAFKQAVYAVRKDESALDIVQDAMIKLAEKYGDKPAAELPMLFQRILQTTILDYFRREKVRNTWVSLFSGFSRREGDDDDDFDILASYEAEEGSAAAESSADQIEREQTLRLIEEEVQKLPTRQREAFLMRYWQDMDVAETAEAMGCSEGSVKTHCSRATHALAAALKAKGITL; from the coding sequence ATGGCCACAGATAAAGAACTCAACGACTTCCTCGAGAATGTCGAACGGCGTGCGTTCAAGCAGGCGGTGTATGCGGTGCGCAAGGATGAGTCGGCGCTGGACATCGTCCAGGACGCCATGATCAAGCTGGCCGAAAAATATGGCGACAAGCCGGCCGCCGAGCTGCCGATGCTGTTCCAGCGCATCCTGCAGACGACCATCCTCGATTACTTCCGGCGCGAGAAGGTGCGCAACACCTGGGTGAGCCTGTTTTCGGGCTTCAGCCGCCGCGAGGGAGATGACGATGACGACTTTGATATACTCGCCTCATACGAGGCCGAAGAAGGTTCGGCCGCCGCAGAGTCGAGTGCGGATCAGATTGAGCGCGAACAAACCTTGCGTTTGATCGAAGAAGAAGTACAAAAGCTCCCAACGCGTCAACGGGAAGCCTTCCTCATGCGTTACTGGCAGGATATGGACGTGGCCGAAACGGCCGAAGCAATGGGATGCTCCGAAGGCAGCGTCAAGACACATTGCTCCCGTGCCACCCACGCCCTCGCCGCAGCGCTCAAGGCCAAGGGAATCACACTATGA
- a CDS encoding acetolactate synthase 3 catalytic subunit — MSNDSAVPITGAEIVVRCLAEEGVKHVFGYPGGAVLYIYDAIFNQDKFQHVLVRHEQAAVHAADAYSRSSNTVGVALVTSGPGVTNAVTGLSTAYMDSIPMVVISGQVPSHAIGQDAFQECDTVGITRPVVKHNFLVKDVRELASTIKKAFFIARTGRPGPVLVDIPKDITVNKCLFEYPREIEMRSYRPVDKGHAGQIRKAVQLLQNAERPMIYAGGGVILANASDELNRLVEKTGFPITNTLMGLGGSRSSDPHFVGMPGMHGTYEANMAMQHCDVLIAIGARFDDRVIGNPKHFASNPRKIIHIDIDPSSISKRVRVDIPIVGNVKDVLVELLSQLDAGSVQTNTHALQGWWKQIAEWRGRDCLKYPTSDVVIKPQAVIEQLHRVTDGDAFITSDVGQHQMWAAQYYAFDKPRRWINSGGLGTMGVGLPYAMGVQMANPDATVACVTGEGSIQMCIQELATCKQYHLTPKIILLNNRFLGMVRQWQQIDYGSRYSESYMDSLPDFEKLAEAYGHVGMRIEKPGDVEGSLREAFAMKDRLVFMNFITDQSENVWPMVKAGRGLNEMLLGSEDL, encoded by the coding sequence ATGAGTAACGATTCAGCAGTCCCGATCACGGGCGCTGAGATAGTGGTCCGTTGTCTGGCAGAAGAGGGCGTCAAGCACGTCTTCGGTTACCCGGGCGGCGCGGTCCTCTATATCTACGACGCCATCTTCAACCAGGATAAATTCCAGCACGTCCTCGTTCGCCACGAACAGGCCGCGGTGCACGCCGCCGACGCCTATTCGCGCAGCTCGAACACCGTGGGCGTCGCCCTGGTTACTTCCGGCCCCGGCGTCACCAATGCCGTCACCGGCCTGTCCACCGCGTACATGGATTCGATCCCGATGGTCGTGATCTCGGGCCAGGTGCCGAGCCACGCGATCGGCCAGGATGCCTTTCAGGAATGCGATACCGTCGGCATCACCCGTCCGGTGGTCAAGCACAACTTCCTGGTCAAGGACGTGCGCGAGCTGGCCTCGACCATCAAGAAAGCCTTCTTCATCGCCCGCACCGGCCGTCCCGGCCCCGTGCTGGTCGATATTCCGAAGGACATCACGGTCAATAAATGCCTGTTCGAGTACCCGCGCGAGATCGAAATGCGCTCGTACCGTCCGGTCGACAAGGGCCATGCCGGCCAGATCCGCAAGGCGGTCCAGCTGCTGCAGAACGCCGAGCGCCCGATGATCTATGCGGGCGGCGGCGTGATCCTGGCCAATGCCTCGGATGAGCTCAACCGCCTGGTCGAGAAAACCGGTTTCCCGATCACGAATACGCTGATGGGCCTGGGCGGATCGCGCTCTTCCGATCCGCACTTCGTCGGCATGCCGGGCATGCACGGCACCTATGAAGCGAACATGGCGATGCAGCACTGCGACGTCCTGATCGCCATCGGGGCCCGCTTCGACGACCGCGTGATCGGCAATCCCAAGCACTTCGCCTCGAATCCGCGCAAGATCATTCACATCGACATCGACCCCTCGTCGATCTCGAAGCGGGTGCGGGTCGACATCCCGATCGTCGGCAACGTCAAGGACGTGCTGGTCGAACTGCTGTCGCAGCTCGACGCCGGCAGCGTACAGACCAATACCCATGCGCTGCAGGGCTGGTGGAAGCAGATCGCCGAATGGCGCGGCCGCGACTGCCTCAAGTATCCGACGTCCGACGTCGTGATCAAGCCGCAGGCCGTCATCGAGCAGCTGCACCGCGTGACCGATGGCGACGCCTTCATCACCTCGGACGTGGGCCAGCACCAGATGTGGGCCGCGCAGTACTACGCCTTCGACAAGCCGCGGCGCTGGATCAATTCCGGTGGCCTGGGCACGATGGGCGTCGGCCTGCCGTACGCGATGGGCGTGCAGATGGCCAATCCGGATGCGACGGTGGCTTGCGTCACCGGGGAAGGTTCGATCCAGATGTGCATCCAGGAGCTTGCCACCTGCAAGCAATACCACCTGACGCCGAAGATCATCCTGCTCAACAACCGTTTCCTGGGCATGGTGCGCCAGTGGCAGCAGATCGACTACGGTTCGCGCTATTCCGAGTCGTACATGGATTCGCTGCCCGATTTCGAGAAGCTGGCCGAGGCCTATGGCCACGTCGGCATGCGCATCGAAAAGCCGGGCGACGTCGAGGGTTCGCTGCGTGAGGCGTTCGCCATGAAGGACCGCCTGGTCTTCATGAACTTCATCACCGACCAGAGCGAGAACGTCTGGCCGATGGTCAAGGCGGGCCGCGGCCTGAACGAGATGCTGCTCGGCTCGGAGGACCTGTGA
- a CDS encoding SDR family oxidoreductase has translation MKQSNLRVVIMGASSGIGAATAIAFAREGADLVLGARGKEGLDDVARRCFQAGGRAETVVVDATDAKAVSAFAREARSILGRIDLWFSNVGAGVVGKYQDVPMADHRQVIETNLLTHMNDAHAVLPIFLEQDHGTWVNMISSGGYVATPYAAAYAASKFGLRGFSEALRAEVGKRRHIHVCDVYPTFVGSPGFSHAANYTGAHLSYPPGALAPEAVADAVVKLARRPRDTTVIGAPAAAMKATRLAPNLVAAGMNRFMDAWAERAQRTHDTRGALYEAPHGASGVHADPSRLNQPRPQPRQPANKVLVAGAAVVAAAIGMQLLRQRADQ, from the coding sequence ATGAAGCAATCGAATCTCCGCGTGGTCATCATGGGCGCTTCGAGCGGCATTGGCGCCGCGACCGCCATCGCCTTTGCCCGCGAGGGCGCCGACCTGGTGCTCGGCGCACGCGGCAAGGAAGGCCTCGACGACGTCGCCCGCCGCTGCTTCCAGGCCGGCGGCCGGGCCGAAACGGTAGTGGTCGATGCGACCGACGCCAAGGCGGTGTCAGCCTTCGCGCGCGAAGCGCGGTCCATCCTGGGGAGAATCGACCTATGGTTCAGCAACGTCGGCGCCGGCGTGGTAGGCAAGTACCAGGACGTGCCCATGGCCGACCACCGCCAGGTGATCGAGACGAACCTGCTCACCCACATGAACGATGCGCACGCGGTGCTGCCGATCTTCCTGGAGCAGGACCACGGCACCTGGGTCAATATGATCTCGTCCGGCGGCTACGTCGCCACGCCCTACGCCGCGGCCTACGCTGCCAGCAAGTTTGGCCTGCGCGGCTTTTCCGAAGCACTGCGCGCTGAGGTGGGCAAGCGGCGCCACATCCACGTCTGCGACGTGTACCCTACTTTCGTGGGTTCGCCCGGCTTCAGCCATGCGGCCAACTATACCGGCGCCCATCTCTCGTATCCGCCGGGCGCGCTGGCGCCGGAAGCCGTGGCCGACGCCGTCGTCAAGCTGGCGCGCCGTCCGCGCGACACGACCGTGATCGGGGCGCCCGCCGCCGCCATGAAGGCCACCCGGCTGGCGCCGAATCTCGTCGCGGCCGGGATGAACCGCTTCATGGATGCGTGGGCAGAACGCGCGCAGCGCACGCACGATACGCGCGGTGCGCTGTACGAAGCGCCGCATGGCGCCAGCGGCGTGCACGCCGATCCGAGCCGGCTCAATCAGCCTCGCCCCCAGCCGCGCCAGCCGGCCAACAAGGTCCTGGTGGCCGGTGCGGCGGTGGTCGCCGCCGCGATCGGCATGCAGCTGCTGCGACAGCGCGCGGATCAGTAA
- a CDS encoding DUF3106 domain-containing protein gives MTKNDASRSRASKPGASKSRFPVLKTVAGVLVAGIIAWVIVDRFDTPSILPLVTDAVDGERASPKSFDKPLWNDLSSAQQVALAPLEPEWNRMEGPRKRKWIEMSARFASMPASEQQRVHERMRQWMKLTPAQRELARENYSRTSRLAQGGDKAANWESYKQLSPDQKRKLANSPAAARSKSIPVALPEAPMLVTPTPCPPNTTRRGAECILIGTDTVVPTDTASVPPAVQSVPAPIGPVTPGPAASSPADGGAVATAGGQQAPAQAANAGN, from the coding sequence ATGACGAAGAACGACGCTTCACGGTCTCGCGCATCGAAGCCCGGTGCCTCGAAATCACGGTTCCCCGTCCTGAAAACGGTGGCCGGGGTCCTGGTGGCGGGCATCATCGCCTGGGTCATCGTCGACCGTTTCGACACCCCGTCCATCCTGCCGTTGGTGACCGATGCCGTCGATGGCGAACGCGCGTCGCCCAAAAGCTTCGACAAGCCCCTGTGGAACGATCTGAGCAGCGCCCAGCAAGTGGCGCTGGCGCCGCTGGAACCCGAGTGGAACCGGATGGAAGGACCGCGCAAGCGCAAGTGGATCGAGATGTCGGCCCGCTTCGCCTCGATGCCCGCGTCCGAGCAGCAGCGCGTGCACGAGCGCATGCGCCAGTGGATGAAGCTCACCCCCGCGCAGCGCGAACTCGCGCGCGAGAACTACAGCCGCACCAGCCGCCTGGCCCAGGGGGGCGACAAGGCGGCCAACTGGGAGAGCTACAAGCAGCTGTCGCCCGACCAGAAACGCAAGCTGGCCAACAGCCCGGCGGCGGCGCGCAGCAAGAGCATCCCGGTGGCGTTGCCTGAAGCGCCGATGCTGGTCACGCCGACGCCCTGCCCACCGAATACCACCCGCCGCGGCGCCGAATGCATCCTGATCGGCACGGATACCGTGGTGCCGACCGACACCGCGAGCGTACCGCCGGCAGTGCAGAGCGTTCCCGCTCCCATTGGCCCGGTGACGCCGGGTCCGGCAGCCAGCTCCCCCGCCGATGGCGGCGCAGTCGCCACGGCTGGCGGCCAGCAGGCACCCGCGCAGGCCGCCAATGCAGGCAACTGA
- a CDS encoding TauD/TfdA dioxygenase family protein — MPLDLPRQAFAVHPIIGAPLGAEVVGLDLSRPLGAEDFGRLHRAHLDHHVLVFRDQHITPAEQVAFSRRFGQLQIHVLRNFQLTGHPEVLIVSNIRENGEPIGLGDAGHFWHSDLSYKETPSLGSMLHAQELPAEGGDTLFANQHTAWQALPDELKREVEGLQAEHWYLAKYEELRQKNPFRPKLTQSQIDEVRPVSHPVVRTHPETGRKALFVSEHFTTRILGVSEGRSRELLDTLFDHSTRAPHVYRHQWRPHDMVFWDNRSLMHLAAGCPDHLRRKLYRTTIEADVPF, encoded by the coding sequence ATGCCGCTCGATCTTCCCCGCCAAGCATTCGCTGTTCACCCCATCATCGGTGCCCCGTTGGGCGCAGAAGTCGTCGGCCTCGATCTGTCGCGCCCGCTCGGTGCGGAAGACTTCGGGCGCCTGCACCGCGCCCACCTCGACCATCACGTGCTGGTGTTCCGCGACCAGCACATCACGCCCGCCGAGCAGGTGGCCTTCAGCCGCCGTTTCGGCCAGTTGCAGATCCACGTACTGCGCAATTTCCAGCTGACGGGCCACCCCGAGGTGCTGATCGTCTCGAACATCCGCGAGAACGGCGAGCCGATCGGCCTGGGCGATGCCGGGCATTTCTGGCATTCCGACCTGTCGTACAAGGAAACGCCGAGCCTGGGCTCGATGTTGCATGCGCAAGAGTTGCCGGCGGAGGGCGGCGACACCCTGTTCGCGAACCAGCACACGGCCTGGCAAGCCCTGCCTGACGAGCTGAAGCGCGAGGTCGAAGGCTTGCAGGCCGAGCACTGGTATCTGGCGAAGTATGAAGAGCTGCGCCAGAAAAACCCGTTCCGCCCGAAGCTCACCCAGTCCCAGATCGATGAAGTCAGGCCGGTCAGTCACCCGGTGGTGCGCACCCATCCCGAGACCGGCCGCAAGGCCCTGTTCGTCAGCGAGCACTTCACGACCCGCATCCTCGGCGTATCGGAGGGGCGCAGCCGCGAACTGCTCGACACGCTGTTCGACCACAGCACGCGCGCGCCTCACGTGTACCGGCATCAGTGGCGGCCGCACGATATGGTGTTCTGGGACAACCGCTCGCTGATGCACCTGGCGGCCGGCTGTCCGGATCACCTGCGCCGCAAGCTGTACCGCACCACCATCGAAGCCGACGTTCCGTTCTGA
- a CDS encoding DUF3619 family protein, with product MNTDDINLAYKIRHALNEQLDTLPASTTDRLAAARAAALARKKADAPVEYFKPAPSGWREMLAGFGNIVSGPAMSRLAVAVPILALVIGMGGVYQHEQQQQIAELADIDAAVLSDELPLNAYLDPGFSAYLESQQRRQ from the coding sequence ATGAATACCGACGACATCAACCTGGCGTACAAAATCCGCCATGCACTGAACGAACAGCTCGACACCCTGCCGGCATCGACCACGGACCGGTTGGCCGCCGCGCGCGCCGCCGCGCTCGCGCGCAAGAAGGCGGACGCGCCGGTCGAGTATTTCAAACCGGCCCCTTCCGGCTGGCGCGAGATGCTGGCCGGTTTCGGCAACATCGTGAGCGGCCCGGCCATGTCGCGCCTGGCCGTCGCGGTGCCGATCCTGGCCCTGGTGATCGGCATGGGCGGTGTCTACCAGCACGAACAGCAACAGCAGATCGCCGAGCTGGCCGACATCGACGCGGCCGTGCTGTCCGATGAACTGCCGCTCAACGCGTACCTCGACCCGGGCTTTTCCGCCTACCTGGAGTCGCAGCAGCGCCGGCAATGA
- a CDS encoding ABC transporter ATP-binding protein codes for MITPVIPLNLVQKVATPEPLLRAEHVTLEYASERGIVRATDDVSFDVHRGDRFVLLGPSGCGKSTLLKAIGGFIAPRAGSLSLSGKPITGPGPDRIVVFQEFDQLPPWKTVRQNVMFPMLAGGVSRFDADRRARHWLGKVALARFADAYPHTLSGGMKARVAIARALAMQPAVLLMDEPFAALDALTRRSMQEELQALWIDAGFTMLFVTHSIEEALVVGNRILLLSPHPGRVRAELNSHQFSLQSAGSQEFQAATQRIHGLLFDGDAAPAVRQDEDRMAEAH; via the coding sequence ATGATTACCCCTGTCATACCGCTGAACCTGGTCCAGAAAGTTGCAACGCCGGAGCCGCTGCTGCGCGCCGAGCACGTCACGCTCGAGTACGCCAGCGAGCGCGGCATCGTGCGGGCCACCGATGATGTCAGCTTCGACGTCCACCGCGGCGACCGCTTCGTACTGCTGGGACCTTCCGGCTGCGGCAAGTCGACCCTGTTGAAAGCGATCGGCGGCTTCATCGCGCCGCGCGCCGGCAGCCTGAGCCTGTCCGGCAAGCCGATCACGGGGCCGGGACCGGACCGCATCGTCGTGTTCCAGGAATTCGACCAGCTGCCGCCGTGGAAGACGGTGCGGCAGAACGTGATGTTCCCGATGCTGGCGGGCGGCGTATCGCGCTTTGATGCCGACCGGCGTGCCCGGCATTGGCTGGGCAAGGTCGCGCTGGCCCGCTTTGCCGATGCCTATCCGCATACCTTGTCGGGCGGCATGAAGGCGCGGGTGGCCATTGCCCGCGCGCTGGCCATGCAGCCGGCGGTGCTGCTGATGGACGAGCCGTTCGCCGCGCTCGATGCGCTGACCCGGCGCAGCATGCAGGAAGAATTGCAGGCGCTGTGGATTGATGCCGGTTTTACCATGCTGTTCGTAACCCACTCAATCGAGGAAGCGCTGGTAGTGGGCAACCGCATCCTGCTGCTGTCCCCCCATCCGGGCCGGGTGCGGGCCGAGCTCAATAGCCACCAGTTCAGCCTGCAAAGCGCCGGCAGCCAGGAATTCCAGGCTGCGACCCAGCGCATTCATGGTTTGCTGTTCGATGGCGATGCCGCACCGGCTGTGCGCCAGGATGAAGACCGCATGGCGGAGGCGCACTGA
- a CDS encoding ABC transporter permease: MTTLREPPIRPEYVLPSRPAAAVPAAASISLDRFGWLRKPAILLALAVVWEVLARWFDNDLLLPGALQTGRAFVDGMLSGELVGYVSVSLAILSQGFLLGVAGSFLLTWLAVSNRFGRALIDTLTSMFNPLPAIALLPLALLWFGLGKGSLLMVLVHSVVWPLTLNASAGFRAVPETLRMAGRNYGLGGLRMVLQILIPAALPSILSGLKIGWAFAWRTLIAAELVFGSTSGQGGLGWYIFQSRNELFTDKVFAGLATVIIIGLAIEHFVFQALERVTVRRWGMQR, from the coding sequence ATGACGACCCTGCGCGAACCGCCGATCCGTCCCGAGTACGTGCTGCCGTCCCGGCCCGCCGCGGCTGTCCCTGCCGCGGCGTCCATCTCGCTCGACCGCTTCGGCTGGCTGAGAAAACCCGCGATCCTGCTGGCGCTTGCCGTCGTGTGGGAAGTGTTGGCGCGCTGGTTCGACAACGACCTGCTGCTGCCGGGGGCGCTGCAGACCGGCCGCGCCTTCGTGGACGGCATGCTGTCGGGCGAGCTGGTCGGCTATGTATCGGTGTCGCTGGCGATCCTGAGCCAGGGCTTTTTGCTGGGCGTGGCGGGTTCTTTCCTGCTGACCTGGCTGGCGGTGTCGAACCGCTTCGGACGCGCGCTGATTGATACCCTGACCTCGATGTTCAACCCGCTGCCGGCGATCGCACTGCTGCCGCTGGCGCTGCTCTGGTTCGGGCTGGGCAAGGGCAGCCTGTTGATGGTGCTGGTGCACTCGGTGGTGTGGCCGCTGACCCTGAATGCCAGCGCGGGATTCCGCGCCGTGCCGGAGACCTTGCGCATGGCAGGTCGAAACTATGGCCTCGGCGGATTGCGCATGGTCTTGCAGATCCTGATTCCGGCGGCGCTGCCTTCGATCCTGTCGGGCCTGAAGATCGGCTGGGCGTTCGCGTGGCGTACCCTGATCGCGGCCGAGCTGGTGTTTGGCAGCACCTCGGGGCAGGGCGGGCTGGGGTGGTATATCTTCCAGAGCCGCAATGAGCTGTTCACCGATAAAGTGTTTGCGGGGTTGGCGACCGTGATCATCATCGGGCTGGCGATCGAGCACTTCGTGTTCCAGGCATTGGAGCGCGTTACAGTGCGAAGGTGGGGCATGCAGCGGTGA